A stretch of Myceligenerans xiligouense DNA encodes these proteins:
- a CDS encoding NAD(P)H-binding protein, translating to MGGGTVVLAGAGGPVGFQLAFRLAAEGAEQLLVVPDEARAPRLPGGAALPEAEVVVLGHAPAPDQVDLALDGADTLVIAGISSGDPDPVDLLTAHRFRRIVHLSQIGAGAQGTAAHARRHWRIEEAVRGSGAAWTILRVSVQFGTLIHAVRDDLLRAPAGHGRVAAVSPADVADAATAVLLDERAHAHDGMTYRITGPEALTGEDVARTLSAVTGRPLRYEPMSAVDAYATPVPWVRDLDAWISCCAAVDAGVFEDVDDAVARLAGRPARSFAYWLDDYPGELATLRRGASMG from the coding sequence ATGGGTGGCGGAACAGTAGTTCTCGCGGGGGCCGGTGGACCGGTCGGCTTCCAACTCGCGTTCCGGCTCGCCGCGGAGGGTGCGGAGCAGCTACTCGTCGTGCCGGACGAGGCCCGCGCACCCCGCCTGCCCGGCGGTGCCGCACTGCCCGAGGCCGAGGTCGTCGTCCTCGGCCACGCGCCGGCCCCCGACCAGGTGGACCTCGCCCTGGACGGGGCCGACACCCTCGTCATCGCCGGGATCAGCTCCGGGGACCCGGACCCGGTCGACCTCCTGACCGCCCACCGCTTCCGCCGGATCGTGCACCTGTCACAGATCGGCGCCGGTGCGCAGGGAACCGCCGCTCACGCCCGGAGACACTGGCGCATCGAGGAAGCGGTACGCGGCTCCGGCGCGGCCTGGACGATACTCCGGGTGTCGGTCCAGTTCGGCACGCTCATCCACGCCGTCCGCGACGACCTCCTGCGCGCACCCGCGGGACACGGACGCGTCGCGGCCGTCTCACCCGCCGACGTCGCCGACGCCGCCACCGCCGTCCTCCTCGACGAACGCGCCCACGCCCACGACGGCATGACCTACCGGATCACCGGGCCGGAGGCGCTCACGGGCGAGGACGTGGCCCGTACGCTCTCCGCGGTCACCGGACGGCCGCTGCGCTACGAGCCGATGTCGGCCGTCGACGCCTATGCCACACCCGTGCCCTGGGTGCGCGACCTCGACGCCTGGATCTCGTGCTGCGCCGCCGTCGACGCCGGGGTCTTCGAGGACGTCGACGACGCCGTCGCGCGCCTCGCCGGACGCCCCGCACGCAGCTTCGCGTACTGGCTCGACGACTACCCGGGGGAACTGGCGACCCTCCGGCGCGGAGCCTCGATGGGCTAG
- a CDS encoding alpha/beta hydrolase gives MWMPDVLDGFEQLTLDLEPDEEGDVVATLARRIIPGDTDAGVDLLYVHGWNDYFFQAHLADFWEGLGVRFHALDLRKYGRSIRDGQTPNYVADLGTYDEDIAAALAAIGHGTGGPRSRRLVLMGHSTGGLTLSLWASRHPGRAVGVVLNAPWLELQMREAGRRVLEPGVRAAAAINPRGPVAYYDRGLYSRAISAEYDGEWSYDSEWRSDLGRPPTPAWMAAILRGHDQVAHGLAIDAPVLVLLSARSTMPTRWTEDTRRTDTVLDVIGVARRVPNLGPVTTLVWLDGALHDVTLSAAPVREMVWRETARWFRGYVTADATRRETIDDTPPNDPWWRRAIAGVTSRRGRSRLG, from the coding sequence ATGTGGATGCCCGACGTGCTCGACGGCTTCGAGCAGCTCACCCTGGACCTCGAACCCGACGAGGAGGGCGACGTCGTCGCCACCCTGGCGCGGAGGATCATCCCCGGGGACACGGACGCCGGCGTCGACCTGCTGTACGTGCACGGCTGGAACGACTACTTCTTCCAGGCCCATCTCGCCGACTTCTGGGAAGGGCTCGGCGTCCGCTTCCACGCCCTCGACCTGCGCAAGTACGGCCGGTCCATCCGCGACGGACAGACACCCAACTACGTCGCCGACCTCGGGACCTACGACGAGGACATCGCGGCGGCGCTCGCCGCGATCGGGCACGGCACCGGAGGACCGAGATCCCGGCGACTCGTCCTCATGGGGCACTCCACGGGCGGGCTGACCCTCAGCCTCTGGGCGTCACGGCACCCGGGGCGGGCGGTCGGCGTCGTGCTGAACGCGCCGTGGCTGGAACTGCAGATGCGCGAGGCGGGTCGCCGAGTCCTGGAGCCGGGGGTGCGCGCGGCCGCGGCCATCAACCCCCGAGGGCCCGTCGCGTACTACGACCGAGGGCTGTACTCCCGAGCGATCTCCGCCGAGTACGACGGGGAGTGGTCCTACGACTCGGAATGGCGCTCCGATCTGGGGAGACCGCCGACGCCGGCCTGGATGGCCGCCATTCTCCGAGGGCACGACCAGGTGGCGCACGGGCTGGCCATCGACGCACCCGTGCTGGTGCTGCTCTCGGCGAGGTCCACGATGCCGACCCGCTGGACCGAGGACACCCGGCGCACGGACACGGTGCTCGACGTGATCGGCGTGGCACGCCGGGTGCCGAACCTCGGCCCGGTCACCACCCTGGTGTGGCTGGACGGCGCGTTGCACGACGTGACGCTCTCGGCGGCCCCGGTGCGCGAGATGGTCTGGCGAGAGACGGCGCGCTGGTTCCGTGGCTATGTCACCGCCGACGCGACGCGGCGGGAAACCATCGACGACACGCCGCCGAACGATCCGTGGTGGCGCAGGGCGATCGCGGGTGTGACGTCCCGCCGAGGCCGGAGCCGTCTGGGGTGA
- a CDS encoding lactate/malate family dehydrogenase, translating to MDVSVVGATGDIGRQICTQLIADGLLTHTSRLQLVGRPDGASAATVHGLRADLIDAFDERAPLLDVALSPRDVVADVVVLAAGRTAPAQVGANTDRTALAQDNRAVFEQYADALATHGSGREVVIVVSNPVELGVAVLAERLGRHRVIGMGAWLDSLRFQREIAMSLGVRRHRVDGYVGGQHGEKAVPLWSTVRIAGLSRSERTAAVARLRQGRTLDTFFQEIGEARGQLDAASAVHVGDAFTLVDSFPPDVRTVARSFMTHTSGAKTATGTAAATVDLVETLLDGRQIVVAGQVALADEILGDDGEPVPGRVLGVPVILGPDGWTRVILDPLPDDEARALAESGRVIDAMLDALDVPDPRATSRDRIPASSSPSAADGEHPEDPAARYDVEIEVTRASDPGVVATLTGVFADRGVEVDAVATNPRGSVGISFRAPERMARSLVRTLERLAMARKVVAHRAES from the coding sequence ATGGACGTTTCCGTGGTCGGTGCGACCGGTGACATCGGCCGGCAGATCTGCACCCAGCTCATCGCCGACGGTCTGCTCACCCACACCTCGCGCCTCCAGCTCGTCGGCCGCCCGGACGGCGCCAGCGCCGCCACCGTGCACGGCCTGCGCGCCGACCTGATCGACGCGTTCGACGAGCGTGCCCCGCTGCTCGACGTCGCGCTGTCGCCGCGGGACGTCGTGGCCGACGTCGTCGTCCTCGCCGCCGGGCGCACCGCGCCGGCACAGGTCGGCGCGAACACCGACCGGACCGCGCTCGCGCAGGACAACCGCGCCGTCTTCGAACAGTACGCCGACGCACTCGCCACGCACGGCTCCGGCCGCGAGGTGGTGATCGTCGTGTCCAACCCGGTCGAGCTCGGTGTCGCGGTGCTGGCCGAGCGCCTCGGCCGGCACCGGGTGATCGGCATGGGCGCCTGGCTCGACTCCCTCCGCTTCCAGCGTGAGATCGCGATGTCCCTCGGCGTGCGCCGGCACCGCGTCGACGGGTACGTCGGCGGGCAGCACGGCGAGAAGGCGGTGCCCCTGTGGTCCACGGTCCGGATCGCCGGGCTGTCCCGGTCCGAACGCACCGCGGCCGTCGCACGGCTCCGGCAGGGCCGCACCCTGGACACGTTCTTCCAGGAGATCGGAGAAGCCCGCGGGCAGCTCGACGCCGCGTCCGCCGTCCACGTCGGCGACGCGTTCACCCTCGTCGACAGCTTTCCGCCGGACGTCCGCACCGTCGCCCGCTCCTTCATGACGCACACCAGCGGCGCCAAGACCGCGACGGGCACCGCCGCCGCCACCGTCGACCTCGTCGAGACCCTGCTCGACGGCCGGCAGATCGTCGTCGCCGGTCAGGTGGCGCTCGCCGACGAGATCCTGGGGGACGACGGCGAACCCGTGCCCGGCCGAGTGCTCGGCGTCCCGGTCATCCTGGGACCGGACGGCTGGACGCGCGTGATCCTGGACCCGCTCCCGGACGACGAGGCCCGCGCCCTGGCCGAATCCGGCCGGGTCATCGACGCCATGCTCGACGCCCTGGACGTCCCGGATCCCCGCGCCACGTCCCGGGACAGGATCCCGGCCTCGTCGTCCCCGTCGGCAGCGGACGGGGAACATCCCGAGGACCCGGCCGCCCGGTACGACGTCGAGATCGAGGTCACGCGCGCCTCTGATCCGGGGGTCGTCGCCACGCTGACCGGGGTCTTCGCCGATCGAGGGGTGGAGGTCGACGCCGTGGCGACGAATCCGCGAGGTTCGGTCGGCATCTCGTTCCGCGCACCCGAACGCATGGCTCGTTCCCTGGTCCGGACGCTGGAGCGCCTCGCGATGGCGAGGAAGGTCGTGGCGCACCGCGCGGAATCGTGA
- a CDS encoding alpha/beta fold hydrolase — protein MTSLLTVASAVISADGTTIAMDRTGPDDASSVVVVVDGVLAHRPPSTLALARRLATPGDAGPGEPIATVRYDRRGRGASGFTPPYAVAREIDDLTAVLDAAGPAALVGMSTGAFLALRAAVELGERVTAVVVHRPRYDVADGGLHVWRHLVAAVESCVAEDDPGAAVELFLDVVGMPPEYVAGMRRRPSWSDLERHALTIAHDGRLVIEAAGALRGAGTPVAQRVHVVDDDPDALAEAVRAVSRACAR, from the coding sequence ATGACCTCGCTGCTCACCGTGGCCTCGGCCGTGATCTCCGCGGACGGGACCACGATCGCGATGGACCGCACCGGCCCCGACGACGCGAGCTCCGTGGTCGTCGTGGTCGACGGCGTCCTGGCGCACCGCCCGCCCTCGACGCTCGCTCTCGCCCGCCGGCTCGCCACACCCGGCGATGCCGGGCCGGGCGAGCCGATCGCCACCGTCCGGTACGACCGTCGCGGCCGCGGCGCCAGTGGTTTCACGCCGCCGTACGCGGTGGCGCGCGAGATCGACGACCTCACCGCCGTCCTCGACGCCGCGGGACCCGCCGCGCTCGTGGGCATGTCCACCGGGGCGTTCCTCGCGCTCCGCGCGGCGGTCGAGCTCGGGGAACGCGTGACCGCCGTCGTCGTCCACAGGCCCCGGTACGACGTCGCCGACGGCGGGCTGCACGTCTGGCGCCATCTTGTCGCCGCGGTCGAGTCGTGCGTCGCGGAGGACGATCCGGGTGCCGCCGTCGAGCTGTTCCTCGATGTGGTGGGCATGCCGCCGGAGTACGTCGCCGGCATGCGCCGCCGCCCCTCCTGGTCCGACCTCGAGCGGCACGCCCTCACGATCGCCCACGACGGCCGGCTCGTCATCGAGGCCGCCGGCGCGCTGCGCGGCGCGGGCACGCCGGTAGCGCAGCGCGTGCACGTGGTCGACGACGACCCTGACGCCCTCGCCGAGGCGGTTCGCGCGGTCAGCCGGGCTTGCGCGCGGTGA
- a CDS encoding FhaA domain-containing protein — protein sequence MGALDRFEKSVERMMNNAFAKVGRGEVKPVELASRLRRELDDRAAVVGRDRTVAPNEFTIELSPDDFAQIEAWGAQTLADELASNVTAYAATQHYAFVGPVSVTFDEVFELVPGRFNVRSRSVQGNVAPATSGSPSARHPLIDIDGQRYLLTGPVTVIGRDAEADIVVDDPGVSRRHLEIRVTPDGVIASDMGSTNGLYVEGHQVPAATLLDGNTMTIGRTRIMFWSGSAGAENEDW from the coding sequence ATGGGCGCCCTGGATCGCTTCGAGAAGAGCGTGGAGCGCATGATGAACAACGCGTTCGCCAAGGTAGGACGCGGTGAGGTGAAGCCCGTGGAGCTGGCGAGCCGGCTCCGGCGGGAGCTTGACGACCGCGCTGCGGTGGTGGGTCGGGACCGCACGGTCGCACCGAACGAGTTCACCATCGAGTTGTCCCCGGACGACTTCGCCCAGATCGAGGCGTGGGGTGCGCAAACCCTCGCCGACGAGCTGGCGTCGAACGTGACGGCCTACGCGGCGACGCAGCATTACGCGTTCGTCGGGCCCGTCTCCGTGACGTTCGACGAGGTGTTCGAGCTCGTGCCCGGCCGCTTCAACGTGCGCTCCCGCAGCGTGCAGGGGAACGTCGCGCCCGCGACCTCCGGATCGCCCAGCGCGCGGCACCCGCTGATCGACATCGACGGGCAGCGCTACCTGCTGACCGGTCCGGTGACGGTCATCGGCCGCGACGCGGAGGCGGACATCGTCGTGGACGACCCGGGCGTCTCCCGCCGCCACCTGGAGATCCGTGTCACCCCCGATGGCGTCATCGCCTCCGACATGGGCTCCACGAACGGACTGTACGTGGAGGGGCACCAGGTGCCCGCGGCCACCCTGCTCGACGGCAACACCATGACGATCGGCCGCACCCGGATCATGTTCTGGTCGGGCAGCGCCGGCGCCGAGAACGAGGACTGGTGA
- a CDS encoding endonuclease/exonuclease/phosphatase family protein — MRLATFNIQHGLGPDGRCDPERLAEAVRALDPDILAMQEVDRFQPRSGFADQARICAEAMGAVEYRYVPTVAGWMSAPGLRWRARGRERYPAYGIALASRLPVRAWRRWRLPMASRWVGPAQLGVDEPRVAVAADVETPSGGFTVCATHLSSRLGNAWAQLPWLRDALGSAPRPLVLMGDLNLRDGAPATVTGWRPLAAARTFPAAGPRFQIDHILVDDDGAIRVESEARAPGTGVSDHRPLVVDVTLRPRD; from the coding sequence ATGCGTCTTGCCACCTTCAACATCCAGCACGGGCTCGGTCCTGACGGCCGATGCGACCCGGAGCGGCTCGCCGAGGCCGTGCGCGCCCTCGATCCGGACATTCTGGCGATGCAGGAGGTGGACCGCTTCCAGCCGCGCAGCGGGTTCGCGGATCAGGCGCGGATCTGCGCGGAGGCGATGGGAGCCGTCGAGTATCGCTACGTGCCCACCGTGGCCGGCTGGATGAGTGCGCCCGGGCTGCGGTGGCGGGCGCGGGGCCGGGAACGGTACCCCGCGTACGGGATCGCCCTGGCCTCACGCCTTCCTGTGCGGGCGTGGCGGAGGTGGCGGCTGCCGATGGCGAGCCGGTGGGTCGGTCCGGCGCAGCTGGGTGTCGACGAGCCGCGCGTGGCCGTCGCGGCGGACGTCGAGACGCCGTCGGGCGGATTCACCGTGTGTGCCACGCACCTCAGCTCGCGGCTGGGGAACGCGTGGGCGCAACTGCCGTGGCTGCGGGACGCACTCGGGAGTGCGCCCCGGCCACTGGTCCTGATGGGCGACCTGAACCTGCGTGACGGGGCGCCGGCCACGGTCACCGGATGGCGCCCGCTGGCAGCGGCGCGGACGTTCCCGGCCGCCGGGCCCCGGTTCCAGATCGACCACATCCTGGTCGACGACGACGGCGCGATCCGTGTGGAGAGCGAGGCCCGCGCGCCCGGCACCGGGGTCTCCGATCATCGCCCGCTGGTGGTCGATGTCACCCTCCGGCCGCGCGACTGA
- a CDS encoding FHA domain-containing protein FhaB/FipA, with translation MSELTFTLLRLGYLVLLWVFVLSAVAVLRRDLAGPRTVRKRRRKPEPATVGGPPSGPVPAPAPMVGGGPRSGAPTRLVVVAGPLTGTTIPLTQSGILIGRAPSCTLVLDDDYSSSRHARIYPQGNQWYVEDLGSTNGTYMNDQRIQGVVPLPPGVGVQIGQSVVELQG, from the coding sequence ATGAGCGAGTTGACGTTCACCCTGCTGCGGCTGGGTTATCTGGTGCTGCTGTGGGTGTTCGTGCTCTCGGCCGTCGCCGTGCTGCGGCGGGACCTCGCGGGTCCGCGCACGGTCCGCAAGCGCCGGCGCAAGCCGGAGCCCGCCACGGTGGGCGGGCCGCCGTCAGGGCCGGTGCCGGCACCGGCGCCGATGGTCGGTGGCGGCCCGCGCAGCGGCGCGCCGACACGCCTTGTCGTGGTCGCCGGGCCGCTGACCGGCACCACGATCCCGCTCACCCAGTCAGGCATTCTCATCGGCCGGGCGCCGAGCTGCACCCTCGTGCTCGACGACGACTACTCGTCGTCCCGGCACGCCCGCATCTACCCGCAAGGGAACCAGTGGTACGTCGAGGACCTCGGTTCCACCAACGGGACCTACATGAACGATCAGCGCATTCAGGGGGTCGTGCCGCTGCCCCCGGGGGTAGGCGTCCAGATCGGCCAGTCCGTCGTCGAGCTCCAGGGATGA
- a CDS encoding serpin family protein, with the protein MHRPSRRPTARVAAASLLLPFSLTLAACGGADPDAGTVRSDIERKSVAVADASAVPGVVAATDELGRVMLAPASPPGGADCAGPDGPNAVVSPASLAVALAMLTEGAGSTTLDSLDVALGASGDARTDAFNALSAAVGEYDGDPAVAQDDELPDTPVLHLANQAVIDDDLTALDTYLDALAEGFGAGVQHTDLGGDEGKAILDAWTNEHTGGLIEESAITPDPDLRLVLQNAVLLAARWQQPFTETRDAEPFTLADGTSVRTEAVWGALGAPHATHGGWEAVRLSYTEGFHADVILPPAAAGTAPGDGAPAAPDAETWAALDATLSTTEPRSVALTMPTLDVETGPVDLCAALYDAGLGELYETPDLSAISEQDLVLTQAAQQVVLQVDAEGTVAAALTELGMAETSVPVDQVTMTVDRPYLLRIAHSDTSWPLFLAAIGDPRH; encoded by the coding sequence ATGCACCGCCCCTCACGCCGACCCACCGCCCGCGTGGCCGCCGCCTCGCTCCTGCTCCCGTTCTCCCTCACGCTGGCCGCCTGCGGCGGCGCCGACCCCGACGCGGGGACGGTCCGATCGGACATCGAGCGCAAGTCCGTCGCCGTCGCCGACGCCTCGGCGGTGCCCGGCGTCGTCGCCGCGACGGACGAGCTCGGCCGGGTGATGCTCGCACCGGCCTCGCCTCCCGGGGGTGCCGACTGTGCCGGCCCGGACGGCCCCAACGCCGTCGTCTCCCCCGCGTCGCTCGCCGTCGCCCTGGCCATGCTCACCGAGGGCGCCGGCAGCACCACCCTCGACTCACTCGACGTAGCCCTCGGTGCGTCCGGAGACGCACGGACGGACGCGTTCAACGCCCTGTCCGCCGCGGTCGGGGAGTACGACGGCGATCCCGCCGTCGCGCAGGACGACGAGCTTCCGGACACCCCGGTGCTGCACCTGGCCAACCAGGCGGTCATCGACGACGACCTCACCGCTCTGGACACCTACCTCGACGCCCTGGCCGAAGGTTTCGGCGCCGGAGTGCAGCACACGGACCTCGGCGGCGACGAAGGCAAGGCGATCCTCGACGCCTGGACGAACGAGCACACCGGCGGGCTGATCGAGGAGAGCGCCATCACACCGGACCCGGACCTCCGACTCGTGCTGCAGAACGCCGTCCTGCTCGCCGCGCGCTGGCAGCAGCCCTTCACCGAGACACGCGACGCGGAACCGTTCACGCTCGCCGACGGGACAAGCGTTCGCACCGAGGCGGTGTGGGGCGCGCTCGGAGCACCTCACGCCACGCACGGCGGCTGGGAAGCCGTGCGCCTGTCGTACACGGAAGGGTTCCACGCGGACGTGATCCTCCCGCCCGCGGCGGCCGGCACCGCTCCCGGCGACGGCGCCCCGGCCGCGCCGGACGCCGAGACGTGGGCGGCCCTCGACGCCACGCTCTCGACCACCGAGCCGCGATCGGTCGCACTGACGATGCCCACCCTCGACGTCGAGACCGGCCCCGTCGATCTCTGCGCCGCCCTGTACGACGCCGGCCTCGGCGAGCTGTACGAGACGCCCGACCTGTCCGCGATCTCGGAGCAGGACCTCGTCCTCACCCAGGCCGCCCAGCAGGTGGTGCTCCAGGTCGACGCGGAAGGCACGGTCGCCGCCGCGCTCACCGAGCTCGGCATGGCCGAGACCTCGGTGCCCGTCGACCAGGTCACCATGACCGTTGACCGCCCGTACCTCCTGCGCATCGCCCACAGCGACACCTCGTGGCCGCTCTTCCTCGCCGCGATCGGAGACCCGAGGCACTGA
- a CDS encoding LysR family transcriptional regulator — translation MAADPRRLAFLLAVHRAGGVLAAADLLHVTPSAVSQQIARLETEEGISVLDRGPRGVTLTPAGRVLAEAAERIESELIEARQAIAALGEEVTGRVMIGAFQTAIRAVVAPMLASLAEKFPGIEVEVNEHDPFESVRKLRAGDLDAIILDRDVDMDAPAPRGVHEIPLLEEAWCIVVPPGTAAPERLDELPGLPWVGPLADIAADRALRRLARTLGTEIITRHSYYDFDTALALVAAGQGIAMLPALALKEEDVPDGVTVVRLAGLGSRRLVVRHRVGRHEPSPAVRAVVDEMVESARGMTP, via the coding sequence ATGGCTGCCGACCCTCGCCGACTCGCGTTTCTCTTGGCCGTCCACCGTGCCGGCGGGGTCCTCGCGGCGGCGGATCTGCTCCACGTCACACCCTCGGCCGTGTCCCAGCAGATCGCCCGGCTGGAGACCGAGGAGGGCATCTCCGTCCTGGACCGCGGCCCCCGTGGCGTCACCCTCACACCGGCCGGCCGCGTGCTCGCCGAGGCCGCCGAACGCATCGAGTCGGAACTCATCGAAGCACGCCAGGCGATCGCCGCCCTCGGTGAGGAGGTCACCGGCCGCGTGATGATCGGCGCCTTCCAGACGGCGATCCGCGCCGTGGTCGCGCCGATGCTCGCCTCCCTCGCGGAGAAGTTCCCGGGGATCGAGGTGGAGGTCAACGAGCACGACCCCTTCGAGTCGGTCCGGAAGCTCCGTGCCGGTGACCTCGACGCCATCATCCTGGACCGGGACGTGGACATGGACGCTCCCGCACCGCGCGGCGTCCACGAGATCCCGCTGCTCGAGGAGGCGTGGTGCATCGTCGTACCGCCCGGAACCGCCGCCCCCGAGCGGCTCGACGAACTCCCCGGCCTGCCCTGGGTGGGGCCGCTCGCGGACATCGCGGCCGACCGCGCGCTGCGCCGGCTGGCCCGCACCCTCGGCACCGAGATCATCACCCGGCACTCCTACTACGACTTCGACACGGCGCTCGCCCTCGTCGCTGCCGGCCAGGGGATCGCCATGCTCCCCGCCCTCGCCCTGAAGGAGGAGGACGTGCCCGACGGCGTCACCGTGGTCCGGCTCGCCGGCCTCGGATCGCGCCGGCTCGTGGTCCGGCACCGTGTCGGACGCCACGAGCCGAGCCCTGCCGTGCGCGCCGTCGTGGACGAGATGGTGGAGTCCGCGCGCGGCATGACGCCCTGA
- a CDS encoding pyridoxal phosphate-dependent aminotransferase, with the protein MKVSRRSAVPPFAVMEVLAAANARRAAGADVLNLCAGEPSTGASDVVRERAAEVLRTGDIGYTEALGVPALREAIAGHYDRWYDLEVDPARIAVTTGSSGGFLLAFLAAFDVGDRVALARPGYPAYKNILSALGCEVVELDCGPETRYQPGVSQLMGAYYDGGLDGLVVASPANPTGTMITPDELDAVAEWCAAHEVRLISDEIYHGIAYSDEVTQATAARYAGQGAVVVNSFSKYWAMTGWRLGWLVLPEELVAPVGALAGNVALSPPALAQQAGIAAFSEEGYEAAAENVARYADSRALLLERQAELGWDPVAPADGAFYFYGNIARFGLDSVTYCERLLAEADVAITPGLDFDGVRGRDWVRLSFASAPDVVARAVDRIAAWHKTL; encoded by the coding sequence ATGAAGGTCTCCCGTCGTTCCGCCGTGCCCCCGTTCGCCGTCATGGAGGTCCTCGCCGCCGCGAATGCCCGCCGCGCCGCGGGTGCGGACGTGCTGAACCTCTGCGCCGGGGAACCGTCCACCGGTGCGTCCGACGTCGTGCGCGAGCGTGCGGCCGAGGTGCTCCGCACCGGCGACATCGGCTACACCGAGGCGCTCGGCGTGCCGGCCCTTCGTGAGGCGATCGCCGGGCACTACGACCGCTGGTACGACCTCGAGGTCGATCCCGCGCGCATCGCCGTGACCACCGGGTCGAGCGGCGGGTTCCTGCTGGCTTTCCTCGCCGCGTTCGACGTCGGCGACCGTGTGGCGCTCGCCCGCCCCGGCTACCCGGCCTACAAGAACATCCTGTCCGCGCTCGGGTGCGAGGTGGTCGAGCTCGACTGCGGCCCCGAGACCCGCTACCAGCCCGGCGTCTCCCAGCTCATGGGGGCGTACTACGACGGCGGACTCGACGGGCTCGTGGTCGCCAGCCCGGCCAACCCGACGGGGACGATGATCACGCCCGACGAGCTGGACGCGGTCGCCGAGTGGTGCGCGGCGCACGAGGTCCGACTGATCAGCGACGAGATCTACCACGGCATCGCCTACTCCGACGAGGTCACGCAGGCGACCGCCGCGCGGTACGCGGGCCAGGGCGCCGTCGTCGTGAACTCGTTCTCGAAGTACTGGGCGATGACGGGCTGGCGGCTCGGCTGGCTCGTGCTGCCCGAGGAGCTTGTCGCGCCGGTGGGCGCGCTGGCCGGGAACGTGGCGCTGTCCCCGCCCGCGCTGGCGCAGCAGGCGGGGATCGCGGCGTTCTCCGAGGAGGGGTACGAGGCAGCGGCCGAGAACGTGGCGCGGTACGCCGACTCGCGTGCCCTGCTGCTGGAGCGGCAGGCGGAGCTGGGCTGGGACCCGGTGGCGCCGGCCGACGGTGCGTTCTACTTCTACGGGAACATCGCCCGATTCGGTCTGGACTCGGTCACGTACTGCGAACGCCTGCTCGCCGAGGCGGACGTCGCGATCACGCCGGGCCTGGACTTCGACGGTGTCCGCGGCCGGGACTGGGTGCGGCTGTCGTTCGCGTCGGCGCCGGACGTCGTCGCCCGGGCGGTGGACCGTATCGCCGCATGGCACAAGACGCTCTGA
- a CDS encoding class I SAM-dependent methyltransferase, whose amino-acid sequence MLDVSIAPAPAPDAPFEDHVDWARNAPASPVTPATMPTDYTNSPVGDAITVDAQPWDYESEARRAVSGSSHGVLDIGTGDGTAFAAMGPLPEGSAATSTGPAFLAARRKLEPMRVNVQKVDEIWAEDLVLPFFDGHFATVVSRCGLISAHEVARLLQPGGVFVTEQFDTRDGFAINEALGVPVGWDPDGMTVDVLTDALQAEGMEVTRAEHHAGVRRFKSLAAVLWYLRSVPWQVPDLAQLSPGAVAAHEAGLRGLHMRFAVGAELVDEAPRLFVTARKPG is encoded by the coding sequence ATGCTTGACGTCTCGATCGCCCCAGCTCCGGCGCCGGATGCGCCGTTCGAGGATCACGTCGACTGGGCTCGCAACGCCCCCGCGAGCCCGGTCACGCCCGCCACCATGCCGACCGACTACACGAACTCGCCCGTCGGCGATGCCATCACCGTCGATGCGCAGCCGTGGGACTACGAGTCCGAGGCCCGCAGGGCGGTGTCCGGCTCGTCGCACGGCGTGCTGGACATCGGCACGGGCGACGGCACGGCCTTCGCCGCGATGGGCCCGCTGCCCGAAGGGTCCGCCGCGACCAGCACCGGCCCCGCCTTCCTCGCCGCCCGCCGCAAGCTCGAGCCGATGCGCGTGAACGTGCAGAAGGTGGACGAGATATGGGCGGAAGACCTGGTGCTGCCGTTCTTCGACGGGCACTTCGCCACGGTGGTCAGCCGGTGCGGCCTGATCAGCGCGCATGAGGTGGCCCGGCTGCTGCAGCCCGGCGGTGTGTTCGTCACCGAACAGTTCGACACGCGCGACGGTTTCGCCATCAACGAGGCGCTCGGCGTCCCGGTCGGCTGGGATCCGGACGGCATGACGGTCGACGTCCTCACCGACGCGCTCCAGGCCGAGGGCATGGAGGTCACCCGGGCGGAGCACCACGCGGGCGTGCGGAGGTTCAAGAGCCTCGCGGCCGTGCTCTGGTACCTGAGGTCCGTGCCCTGGCAGGTCCCGGACCTGGCCCAGCTCTCGCCCGGGGCGGTCGCGGCCCACGAGGCAGGTCTGCGTGGACTGCACATGCGGTTCGCGGTCGGTGCGGAGCTCGTCGACGAGGCCCCGCGCCTCTTCGTCACCGCGCGCAAGCCCGGCTGA